From a single Larimichthys crocea isolate SSNF chromosome XIII, L_crocea_2.0, whole genome shotgun sequence genomic region:
- the LOC113747241 gene encoding uncharacterized protein LOC113747241: MQIAVHFNISFQKQILKRDLKSLVKGKLVELGVIVLPVLSDSPVPAEAKERPRTPFTLPRYDPSSSASTDSLGEARLKVRLARLQMESQEKVESRQNQLKLEIRRMEIEADKAVRLRQLELEAQLRETPAPSAPADSGTSLPSTSSTLENFDIGKQITLVPPFREAEVDSYFSAFERIASALRWPYSVWPLLLQCKIHGKAQEAIAVLPMEDSLNYDKVKASILRAYELVPEAYRQKFRNHRKPPAQTYVEFAREKGNLFDKWISACKSTDYESLRELVLLEEFKNCLPERIVVYLNEQKVLSLSAASILADEYVLTHKSVFQSASEKPRVSAPQTVQTRVFNKKEERDCFYCHRPGHLIANCPTLKRKEQNGSGSPPKGVGLIKTEKCANSNLVSSVCPDPCFEPFLFDGLVSLTGKSVDQCPVRILRDTGGSQSVILASVLPFSEKSSCGYSVALQGIEMGYVPQPVHKIHLESNLVTGFYPVAVCTALPIKGVVLLLGNDIAGGKVIPTLEVLASPQSVQIHDEMESEIFPSCAITRAQARKLDEFSLSDSVIMSAFSEENASPVAEKAPASPPSVCTKLMCSNGQSPPLLESLTLPVGSERLAAAQRADPTLQRCFESVVCILRGGVLRLWPSWNLFSLSCVSVCVSVSVCVCSTRTNSADEEHLRCVPWLDSRPPALSQSAEVGV; the protein is encoded by the exons ATGCAAATAGCTGTCCATTTCAACATCTCATTTCAGAAACAAATCCTAAAAAGAGACCTCAAATCATTGGTTAAAGGTAAGTTGGTGGAACTTGGAGTGATTGTGTTGCCGGTGCTGTCTGATTCACCTGTGCCTGCGGAGGCTAAAGAGCGGCCCAGAACGCCGTTCACGCTGCCACGCTATGACCCCTCCTCCTCAGCGAGCACTGATTCCTTGGGTGAGGCCAGACTGAAGGTGAGGCTCGCCCGACTCCAGATGGAGTCACAAGAAAAAGTCGAGAGTCGGCAGAATCAGCTTAAGCTGGAGATACGCCGCATGGAGATAGAGGCTGACAAGGCAGTCCGCCTCCGGCAGCTGGAGCTAGAGGCTCAGCTGAGAGAAACCCCAGCACCGAGCGCACCGGCAGATTCAGGTACATCGCTCCCTTCCACCAGCTCTACCTTAGAAAATTTCGACATTGGAAAGCAAATAACGCTTGTTCCTCCCTTCAGAGAAGCTGAGGTCGACAGTTATTTCTCCGCCTTTGAGCGCATTGCGTCTGCGCTCCGGTGGCCGTACAGTGTGTGGCCACTCCTGTTACAGTGCAAAATCCATGGTAAGGCCCAAGAAGCAATTGCTGTTCTTCCTATGGAAGACAGCTTAAATTACGACAAGGTTAAAGCATCAATTTTGCGTGCCTATGAACTAGTACCTGAAGCTTACCGCCAGAAATTTAGGAACCACAGGAAGCCCCCTGCTCAAACTTATGTTGAGTTTGCGAGGGAAAAGGGAAACCTTTTCGATAAGTGGATTTCTGCGTGCAAATCAACCGACTATGAATCCTTGCGTGAGTTAGTTCTCCTTGAAGAATTTAAAAACTGCCTGCCTGAGCGAATCGTTGTCTATTTAAATGAGCAGAAAgtgttgtctctctctgctgcctctatTCTGGCTGATGAATATGTGCTTACGCATAAATCTGTGTTTCAGTCAGCCTCTGAAAAACCTCGTGTTTCTGCACCACAAACTGTGCAAACCAgggtttttaataaaaaagaggAGCGAGATTGCTTTTACTGCCACCGACCTGGACATCTCATCGCCAACTGCCCGACACTAAAACGAAAAGAACAAAATGGGAGTGGGTCGCCTCCTAAAGGTGTTGGGTTGATTAAAACGGAGAAATGTGCTAACTCTAACCTTGTGTCCTCTGTTTGCCCAGATCCATGTTTCGAGCCGTTTTTGTTCGATGGGCTGGTATCTCTAACGGGTAAGTCTGTTGATCAGTGTCCAGTGCGCATCCTGAGAGACACCGGTGGCTCTCAGTCTGTTATACTGGCTAGTGTATTACCATTTTCTGAGAAGTCCTCATGTGGTTATAGTGTTGCCCTGCAGGGAATCGAGATGGGTTACGTACCCCAGCCTGTGCACAAAATTCACCTCGAGTCCAACCTGGTAACTGGGTTTTATCCTGTGGCTGTTTGTACTGCTCTGCCCATAAAAGGGGTAGTATTGTTGTTGGGAAACGACATAGCTGGTGGTAAAGTTATCCCTACGCTTGAGGTATTGGCTTCCCCTCAGAGCGTTCAGATCCACGATGAAATGGAATCTGAAATTTTTCCCTCTTGTGCCATCACCCGGGCACAAGCCCGGAAACTTGATGAATTTTCCCTTTCTGATTCGGTGATTATGTCTGCTTTTTCCGAGGAAAATGCAAGCCCCGTGGCGGAGAAAGCTCCCGCATCCCCGCCCTCTGTATGCACCAAGCTGATGTGCTCCAACGGTCAGAGTCCGCCCTTGTTGGAGAGTCTGACGCTGCCGGTGGGCAGTGAACGTCTCGCCGCCGCGCAGAGGGCTGACCCGACCCTGCAGCGTTGCTTTGAAAGTGTG GTTTGCATCTTAAGGGGAGGGGTGTTACGGCTGTGGCCATCTTGgaatctcttctctctctcgtgtgtgtctgtgtgtgtgtctgtgtctgtgtgtgtgtgctcaacgAGGACCAATTCTGCCGATGAAGAACACCTGCGCTGTGTGCCCTGGTTGGACAGCCGACCGCCCgccctcagccaatcagcagaagTTGGGGTATAA
- the LOC113747451 gene encoding LOW QUALITY PROTEIN: uncharacterized protein LOC113747451 (The sequence of the model RefSeq protein was modified relative to this genomic sequence to represent the inferred CDS: inserted 2 bases in 1 codon; deleted 2 bases in 1 codon; substituted 2 bases at 2 genomic stop codons) gives MMSDKEKDKRLREIKERLEGLVQIKGRKLPDTDALGPWLWEKERECIVKRDEAKKHENKNNILTTPTVPVPNSYVTLASIHPDQSWFTCIDLANAFFCVPLAEDCRDIFSFTYRGHQLRYTXLPQGFALSPGIFNQILRQSLADCALPENVTLIQYVDDLLLAAPSASASLEATCSVLAHLADKGFKVSKTKLQVARRQVSFLEGMISQKGASMSPEHRSTILHHPKPLKVKDMLSFLXLTGYSRNYIPNYTGQTKPLCDLVKDQGMRNLNAALDWSQEAELAFIMLKQFSATAAELAIPDYSLPFYLDLSGTENVVNGILFQRKEGVRVILRYISVMLDNMEKRHPRCTQHAAGLKPLHKKRQEEKARFWRGPDGQPIISPEVRQTALEEAHGVGHVGVVPMMRNLANWWHPFLKDMAQHWVKTCEICPKFNTRPTIRPEVGKYPLEAKAGREIIIDYTDMINSVRGYRYVLMSVDAYTRWPEGXKEDIKFLVNQYIPRYGFPEKIRSDFGTHFKIQDLRDVEKMLGLKHSFGTVYHPQSKGKVKRMNQTVKNKLAKICAQTKMNWELDALLLALMSIRSSVNQTTGFTLHDLQMEGAFPGPNSKLPGMQGDDQNLTHKAYFRELQALQAAPYKAAWVLLRVIKRKWSEPRWMGPFQVSERTSHAVRLKGKGDTWFHWSQCEAAEEPQRSLTEVQKDLQAKNTEPAGSEKSPSTKGAE, from the exons ATGATGAGTGATAAGGAGAAAGACAAGAGGCTGAGGGAGATAAAGGAGAGACTAGAGGGGTTAGTGCAGATAAAAGGCAGAAAGCTGCCTGACACAGATGCATTAGGACCCTGGTTATGGGAGAAGGAGCGGGAGTGTATAGTTAAGAGAGATGAGGCCAAGAAACACGAAAACAAA AACAATATTCTGACCACTCCCACTGTGCCGGTGCCCAACTCCTATGTGACCTTGGCAAGTATTCATCCAGATCAGAGTTGGTTCACATGTATTGACCTTgctaatgcatttttctgtgtCCCTTTGGCAGAGGACTGCAGAGACATCTTTTCCTTCACATATCGTGGACACCAACTACGCTACACATGACTACCACAAGGTTTTGCTCTCTCCCCAGGCATTTTCAATCAGATTCTCAGACAGAGTTTGGCTGACTGTGCATTGCCCGAGAATGTAACCCTCATTCAATATGTGGATGACTTATTGTTGGCAGCACCCTCAGCCTCAGCCTCTCTGGAGGCCACATGTTCTGTCTTAGCTCACCTGGCAGATAAGGGGTTCAAGGTCAGTAAAACCAAATTACAGGTAGCCAGAAGACAGGTTTCCTTCTTAGAAGGGATGATCTCTCAAAAGGGGGCTAGCATGTCCCCTGAACACAGGTCTACTATTCTCCATCATCCCAAACCGTTAAAGGTGAAGGATATGCTCTCTTTCCTATGATTGACTGGCTACAGTAGAAATTACATCCCTAATTATACAGGACAGACTAAACCACTATGCGACTTGGTGAAGGATCAGGGCATGCGCAACCTTAACGCTGCCCTGGACTGGAGCCAAGAAGCTGAATTGGCCTTCATAATGCTCAAACAATTTTCAGCTACTGCTGCAGAACTGGCCATCCCCGACTACAGCCTGCCATTCTATCTAGATCTCTCTGGAACAGAAAACGTGGTTAACGGCattctgttccagagaaaagagggagtAAGAGTGATACTGAGGTACATTAGCGTCATGCTCGATAACATGGAAAAAAGACACCCACGATGCACACAACATGCGGCAGG GCTAAAGCCTCTCcacaagaaaagacaagaggagAAAGCTAGATTTTGGAGAGGACCAGATGGTCAGCCTATTATTTCCCCAGAGGTAAGGCAAACAGCTTTGGAGGAGGCACATGGAGTGGGACATGTAGGGGTGGTTCCAATGATGAGAAATCTGGCAAATTGGTGGCATCCTTTTTTGAAAGACATGGCCCAACACTGGGTAAAGACATGTGAAATTTGCCCAAAATTCAACACCAGACCGACCATCAGACCAGAGGTAGGTAAGTATCCTCTTGAGGcaaaggcagggagagagattATCATAGACTACACAGATATGATAAACTCAGTCAGAGGGTACAGGTATGTGTTAATGAGTGTGGATGCGTATACCAGATGGCccgaagg gaaggaggacatTAAATTCCTGGTGAATCAGTACATCCCAAGATATGGGTTCCCTGAAAAGATCCGATCAGACTTCGGGACTCATTTCAAAATCCAGGACTTGCGAGATGTGGAGAAAATGTTGGGTTTGAAACACTCTTTTGGTACAGTTTACCACCCTCAATCAAAGGGCAAGGTGAAGAGAATGaatcaaacagtaaaaaacaaattggctaaaatctgtgcacagacaaAAATGAATTGG GAGTTGGATGCTCTGCTGTTAGCCCTGATGTCAATTAGAAGCTCTGTTAACCAGACCACAGGTTTCACCCTTCATGATCTTCAAATGGAAGGGGCTTTCCCCGGCCCAAATTCAAAGTTGCCAGGAATGCAAGGTGATGATCAAAATCTAACCCATAAAGCATATTTCCGTGAATTGCAAGCTCTT CAGGCAGCTCCATACAAAGCAGCGTGGGTCCTCCTGCGGGTCATCAAACGCAAGTGGTCAGAGCCAAGGTGGATGGGACCCTTCCAGGTCTCTGAACGAACCTCACACGCTGTACGCCTGAAAGGTAAAGGAGACACCTGGTTCCACTGGAGCCAgtgtgaagcagcagaagagCCTCAACGCTCCCTAACCGAGGTCCAGAAGGATCTCCAAGCTAAAAACACAGAGCCGGCTGGTTCGGAGAAAAGTCCATCAACAAAAGGGGCAGAATAA